DNA from Desulfuromonas sp. AOP6:
CTCCCCTCGTGATTGTGGGGGCAGGCGAAATGTTCACCGGTGATGTAGCCATGCACCGGACAGATGGTAAAGGTGGGGCTGATGGTGAAATAGGGCAGATGGAAGTTCTCGGCGATGCGTCGCACCAGCAGGCGGGCACTGCGCCAGTCCTCCAGCCGTTCACCAAGGAAACCGTGAAAAACGGTGCCGCCGGTATACAGGGTCTGCAGGCCGTCCTGATGCTGCAGGGCCTGAAAGATATCCTCGGTGCTGCCGACGGGCAACTGGGTCGAGTTGGTGTAATAGGGTTCGTCGCTGCCGGCGGTGATGATGCCGGGGTACTTCTTGCGGTCACGGTTGGCCAGACGGAAGCTCGTTCCCTCGGCCGGCGTCGCCTCCAGATTGTAGAGGTGACCCGACTCCTCCTGGAAAACCTCCAGCTGCTTGCGCATGAACTTCAGGGTCTCTTCCGCCAGCGCCTTGCCTTCGGCCGTATCGATCGACTTGCCGATGAGGTTCAGACTGGCCTCGTTCATCCCCAGCAGACCGATGGTGGAGAAGTGGTTGTCCCAGTAGTGACCGCTGCGCTCCTTGATACCGGTGAGGTAGAAGCGGCTGAAGGGATAAAGCCCTTCCTCGGTGAAGCGGTCGAGCTGTTTGCGCTTGATTTCGAGGGATTCGTGCGCCAGCTTCATGAGCTCGGCGATGCGCTCGAAGAAAGCCTCTTTCGTCTTGGCGACATAAGCCGCCCGGGGCAAATTCAGCGTTACCACGCCGATGGAGCCGGTCAGCGGGTTGGAGCCGAAGAGACCGCCGCCGCGACGGCGCAGTTCACGGTTGTCGAGGCGCAGGCGGCAGCACATGGAACGGGCATCGGCCGGGTCCATGTCCGAGTTGATGAAATTGCTGAAATAGGGGATGCCGTATTTGGAGGTCATCTCCCAGATCGGCTGAAACCTGGGGCTCTCCCAGTCAAAGCCGACAGTAATATTGTAGGTGGGGATAGGGAAAGAGAAGATGCGCCCTGAACTGTCTCCCTCCATCATAACCTCACAGAAGGCCTGGTTGAACAGATCCATCTCCTCCTGGAAATCTCCGTAGGTCACATCCATGAGCTCGCCACCAATAACCACGGCCTCGTCCTTCATGTTGCTGGGCGGGGTCATGTCCATGGTGATATTGGTAAAGGGGGTCTGGAAGCCAACGCGCGTGGGCACGTTCATGTTGAAAATGAACTCCTGAACGGCCTGCTTGACTTCTTTGTAATTGAGCTTGTCGTAGCGGATAAAAGGGGCCAACAGGGTATCGAAGTTGGCGAAGGCCTGAGCCCCGGCCGCCTCCCCCTGCAGGGTATAGAAGAAATTGACCGCCTGACCGAGAGCGGTGCGAAAGTGCTTGGCGGGGCCGCTCTGCACCTTGCCGTAGGCGCCGGTGAAGCCCTTGAGCAGCAGCTCTTTCAGATCCCAGCCACAGCAGTAGACGGACA
Protein-coding regions in this window:
- a CDS encoding ribonucleoside triphosphate reductase: MLEYIRKRDGRLVAFEERKINEAIQKAVRAVGGKDMDKAGRIAHQVVGILEVIYKDGRIPTVENVQDLVEKSLIENGHAQTAKTYILYRQQHDNLRRTKEFMKESIEAIDSYLSQEDWRVNENANMGYSLQGLNNHIAANITSNYWLNKIYPGYIADAHREGAFHLHDLGMLSVYCCGWDLKELLLKGFTGAYGKVQSGPAKHFRTALGQAVNFFYTLQGEAAGAQAFANFDTLLAPFIRYDKLNYKEVKQAVQEFIFNMNVPTRVGFQTPFTNITMDMTPPSNMKDEAVVIGGELMDVTYGDFQEEMDLFNQAFCEVMMEGDSSGRIFSFPIPTYNITVGFDWESPRFQPIWEMTSKYGIPYFSNFINSDMDPADARSMCCRLRLDNRELRRRGGGLFGSNPLTGSIGVVTLNLPRAAYVAKTKEAFFERIAELMKLAHESLEIKRKQLDRFTEEGLYPFSRFYLTGIKERSGHYWDNHFSTIGLLGMNEASLNLIGKSIDTAEGKALAEETLKFMRKQLEVFQEESGHLYNLEATPAEGTSFRLANRDRKKYPGIITAGSDEPYYTNSTQLPVGSTEDIFQALQHQDGLQTLYTGGTVFHGFLGERLEDWRSARLLVRRIAENFHLPYFTISPTFTICPVHGYITGEHFACPHNHEGRAA